A window from Bosea sp. ANAM02 encodes these proteins:
- a CDS encoding amidohydrolase: MSDLLVTNVRPDAKTTSDILIRNGRIAAVAPNLPRKPGLPVHDGGGAIAIAPFVEPHVHLDKILWGLPWHGISVPRTLREMIDNEVEIRRTLPWGVLERAGNLMRQCIAMGSTHIRSHVDISTAYKLDNLHGVLKAWEKTKHAVGLELVAFPQTGMMIDPGTADLMEAALGEGASVIGGIDPGGIDGDPKGHLDTIFDIASRKGAKIDIHLHEAGDLGLFEMGLIVERTRALGMQGRVVVSHAFCLGDPQRDKVERMIDGVVEARIGIISSVPGANVFPPMFELARRGVKCAVASDSLRDTWNPHGNGDMLERCWLLAYRTGSRTDDRLIECLGMGTSRGAELLDLQGHGLEIGCEGSLVLIAGENLAQIVVDRPQRALVVKNGRIVARNGQWVD; the protein is encoded by the coding sequence ATGTCCGACCTGCTCGTCACCAATGTCCGCCCCGACGCGAAGACCACGTCCGACATCCTGATCCGTAACGGCAGGATCGCCGCGGTCGCGCCGAACCTGCCGCGCAAACCCGGACTGCCGGTCCATGACGGCGGCGGCGCGATCGCCATCGCCCCCTTCGTCGAGCCGCATGTGCATCTCGACAAGATCCTCTGGGGCCTGCCCTGGCACGGCATCAGCGTCCCCCGCACCCTGCGGGAGATGATCGACAACGAGGTCGAGATCCGCAGGACCCTGCCGTGGGGAGTGCTGGAGCGCGCCGGCAATCTGATGCGCCAATGCATCGCGATGGGCTCGACGCATATCCGCAGCCATGTCGACATCTCGACCGCGTACAAGCTGGACAATCTGCACGGGGTCCTGAAGGCCTGGGAGAAGACGAAGCATGCCGTCGGGCTGGAGCTCGTCGCCTTCCCGCAGACCGGCATGATGATCGATCCCGGCACGGCCGATCTGATGGAAGCGGCGCTCGGCGAGGGCGCCTCGGTGATCGGCGGCATCGATCCGGGCGGCATCGACGGCGATCCGAAGGGCCATCTCGACACGATCTTCGACATCGCCAGCCGCAAGGGCGCCAAGATCGATATCCACCTGCACGAGGCTGGCGACCTCGGCCTGTTCGAGATGGGCCTGATCGTCGAGCGGACCAGGGCGCTCGGCATGCAGGGTCGCGTCGTCGTCAGCCACGCGTTCTGCCTGGGCGATCCCCAGCGCGACAAGGTCGAGCGCATGATCGACGGCGTGGTCGAGGCGCGCATCGGCATCATCTCGTCGGTTCCCGGCGCGAACGTGTTTCCGCCGATGTTCGAGCTGGCACGGCGCGGCGTGAAATGCGCCGTCGCCTCGGATTCGCTGCGCGACACCTGGAACCCGCACGGCAATGGCGACATGCTGGAGCGCTGCTGGCTGCTGGCCTACCGGACCGGCAGCCGGACCGACGACAGGCTGATCGAATGCCTGGGCATGGGCACCAGCCGCGGCGCCGAGCTGCTCGACCTGCAGGGCCATGGCCTGGAGATCGGCTGCGAGGGCAGCCTCGTCCTCATCGCCGGCGAAAACCTGGCCCAGATCGTGGTCGACCGGCCCCAACGCGCGCTGGTGGTGAAGAACGGCCGCATCGTCGCCCGCAACGGCCAATGGGTCGACTGA
- a CDS encoding DoxX family protein, translated as MAGDGHLSTPKTGPLRWFALLLLCAAYIQGPLTKIFDFPGALAEMSHFGLTPAPLFAVGVIIFELTAAAMILTGRWRWLAALALAGFTLAATLVAIRFWELPAGQGRTMAMNGFFEHLGLVGGFILVALDDLSRRKGDA; from the coding sequence ATGGCGGGCGACGGCCATCTCTCCACGCCGAAGACAGGCCCTCTGCGCTGGTTCGCGCTGCTCCTGCTCTGCGCCGCCTACATCCAGGGGCCGCTGACCAAGATCTTCGACTTCCCCGGTGCGCTCGCCGAGATGAGCCATTTCGGCCTGACGCCGGCGCCGCTCTTCGCGGTCGGCGTGATCATCTTCGAACTCACCGCCGCCGCGATGATCCTGACCGGCCGCTGGCGATGGCTTGCAGCGCTGGCGCTCGCCGGATTCACGCTGGCCGCGACGCTCGTCGCCATCCGCTTCTGGGAGCTTCCGGCCGGGCAGGGGAGGACCATGGCGATGAACGGGTTCTTCGAGCATCTCGGCCTGGTCGGCGGCTTCATCCTGGTCGCGCTCGATGATCTGTCGCGGCGCAAGGGAGACGCGTGA
- a CDS encoding XapX domain-containing protein, whose translation MKLYLLSLGAGLVVGVLYSLMNVRSPAPPVIALVGLLGILAGEQIVPIAKRLVSGQSLSLGWLQRECGEHVFGALPARQPTDDKNKEQA comes from the coding sequence ATGAAGCTCTATCTGTTGTCGCTTGGCGCCGGGCTGGTGGTCGGTGTCCTCTACAGCCTCATGAACGTGCGCTCGCCGGCTCCGCCGGTGATCGCGCTGGTCGGCCTGCTCGGCATCCTCGCCGGCGAGCAGATCGTGCCGATCGCCAAGAGGCTGGTTTCGGGCCAGAGCCTCAGCCTCGGCTGGCTGCAGCGCGAATGCGGCGAGCATGTCTTCGGCGCGCTGCCGGCACGCCAGCCCACCGACGATAAGAACAAGGAACAGGCCTGA
- a CDS encoding FAD-binding oxidoreductase produces MSSYIDTYYRRTLATQESYPQAEGTLKTDICIVGGGLAGLTAALDLARAGRSVLLLEAQRVAWGASGRNGGFVSPGYATSLAAIERQTGREQADELYRLTMEGVEIVRGNIDSLAITEAAPSPGIMKVVRYDGGSGLQAVRDTQEKRFGRKLRYLGRDETRALLNSPKYHASLTADDSFHFHPLNYARALAREIVRLGGRIHEGSPVTSCELDGAVKRLKTAKATIEADQVLFTTGGYTGDVLPALRRAYIPIATYVLLTEAAPDLIRQAIRIGTGVGDDRRAGDYYRTVEGGSRILWGGRITTRTTEPSDVAAILRHEMVTTYPQLAELKVEAAWSGLMSYARHLMPQIGQYRPGVWYCTAFGGHGMNTTAIGGTVIAEAIHGASDRYKLFAPFGLVWNGGPFGTAAVQLTYWSYQAADLIRGR; encoded by the coding sequence ATGTCCTCCTATATCGACACCTATTACCGCCGCACGCTCGCGACGCAGGAGAGCTATCCGCAGGCCGAGGGCACGCTGAAGACGGATATCTGCATCGTCGGCGGCGGCCTCGCCGGCCTGACCGCCGCGCTCGATCTCGCCCGCGCCGGCCGCTCCGTGCTGCTATTGGAGGCGCAGCGCGTCGCCTGGGGCGCATCCGGCCGCAATGGCGGCTTCGTCAGCCCGGGCTACGCGACCTCGCTCGCCGCGATCGAGCGTCAGACCGGCCGCGAGCAGGCCGACGAACTCTATCGCCTGACGATGGAAGGCGTCGAGATCGTCCGCGGTAATATCGATAGCCTCGCCATCACCGAGGCCGCGCCGTCGCCGGGCATCATGAAGGTCGTGCGTTATGACGGCGGCTCCGGGCTGCAGGCTGTGCGCGACACGCAGGAGAAGCGCTTCGGCCGCAAGCTCCGCTATCTCGGCCGCGATGAGACCCGCGCGCTGCTCAATTCGCCGAAATACCACGCCTCGCTGACCGCCGACGATTCCTTCCATTTCCATCCGCTGAACTATGCCCGCGCGCTCGCCCGCGAGATCGTCAGGCTCGGCGGCAGGATTCACGAGGGTTCGCCGGTCACCTCCTGCGAACTCGACGGCGCGGTGAAGCGGCTCAAGACGGCCAAGGCGACGATCGAGGCCGATCAGGTGCTGTTCACCACCGGCGGCTATACCGGCGATGTGCTGCCGGCGCTGCGGCGCGCCTATATCCCGATCGCGACCTATGTCCTGCTGACCGAGGCCGCGCCGGACCTGATCCGCCAGGCCATCCGCATCGGCACCGGTGTCGGCGACGACCGGCGCGCGGGCGACTATTACCGCACGGTCGAGGGCGGCTCGCGCATCCTCTGGGGCGGGCGCATCACCACGCGCACGACGGAGCCCAGCGACGTCGCCGCGATCCTGCGCCACGAGATGGTCACGACCTATCCGCAGCTCGCCGAGCTCAAGGTCGAGGCCGCCTGGTCCGGCCTGATGTCCTATGCGCGCCATCTCATGCCGCAGATCGGCCAGTACCGGCCGGGGGTCTGGTACTGCACCGCCTTCGGCGGCCACGGCATGAACACGACTGCGATCGGCGGCACGGTCATCGCCGAGGCGATCCATGGCGCCAGCGACCGCTACAAGCTGTTCGCGCCGTTCGGGCTGGTCTGGAACGGCGGCCCCTTCGGCACGGCGGCCGTCCAGTTGACCTATTGGAGCTATCAGGCGGCCGACCTGATCCGCGGGCGGTAG
- a CDS encoding alpha/beta hydrolase: protein MPFVTTKDGVEIFYKDWGPKDAQPIMFHHGWPLSSDDWDAQMLFFLHKGYRVVASDRRGHGRSAQVWDGHDMDHYAADASAVVEHLDLRNAVHIGHSTGGGQVARYVARHGEPQGRVAKAVLVSAVPPLMVKTAGNPDGLPIEVFDGFRKALADNRAQFFLDVPTGPFYGYNRPGAKIDEGVIRNWWRQGMMGSAKAHYDGIKAFSETDQTGDLKAIAVPTLVAHGDDDQIVPIGASAHESIKHLKNGTLKVYSGYPHGMLTTHAEVLNADLLAFVKA, encoded by the coding sequence ATGCCATTCGTCACGACGAAAGACGGCGTCGAGATCTTCTACAAGGACTGGGGGCCGAAGGACGCCCAGCCGATCATGTTCCATCACGGCTGGCCGCTGAGCAGCGACGACTGGGACGCCCAGATGCTGTTCTTCCTGCACAAGGGCTATCGCGTCGTCGCCAGCGACCGGCGCGGCCATGGCCGCTCGGCCCAGGTGTGGGACGGGCACGACATGGACCATTACGCCGCCGACGCCTCGGCCGTGGTCGAGCATCTCGACCTCAGGAACGCGGTCCATATCGGCCATTCGACCGGGGGTGGTCAGGTCGCGCGCTATGTCGCGAGGCACGGCGAGCCGCAGGGGCGCGTCGCCAAGGCGGTGCTGGTCTCGGCCGTGCCGCCATTAATGGTCAAGACCGCGGGCAATCCCGATGGCCTGCCGATCGAGGTCTTCGACGGTTTCCGCAAGGCGCTCGCCGACAACCGGGCGCAGTTCTTCCTCGATGTCCCGACCGGTCCGTTCTACGGCTACAACCGGCCGGGTGCGAAGATCGACGAGGGCGTGATCCGGAACTGGTGGCGCCAGGGCATGATGGGCAGCGCCAAGGCCCATTACGACGGCATCAAGGCCTTCTCCGAGACCGACCAGACCGGCGACCTCAAGGCGATCGCTGTGCCGACGCTCGTCGCTCATGGCGATGACGACCAGATCGTGCCGATCGGCGCCTCCGCGCATGAATCGATCAAGCACCTGAAGAACGGCACGCTCAAGGTCTATTCGGGCTATCCGCACGGCATGCTGACCACCCATGCCGAAGTCCTCAACGCCGATCTGCTCGCCTTCGTGAAGGCTTGA
- a CDS encoding molybdopterin-dependent oxidoreductase translates to MASPVVPASGAVTESEAFRPHTSHWGVFSARMKEGQLEVRPHEGDPDPNEIIQNFPAALRHRARIVQPMVRRGWLENGPGPDDRRGRDEYVPMSWSAVLDRLAGELRRVRDGFGPGAIFGGSYGWASAGRFHHAQSQIHRFLNTSTGGYVKSVNSYSSGASSVLVPHIIGDYEDLVKRNVSWEQIADHSEIVLAFGGMALKNSMVAGGGTSRHVERGAMERAQARGCEFVLASPLRSDLPAGARADWIANKPGSDTALMMALVHTLVVNGLHDRAFLDRYTVGWPVFERYLLGETDGQSKDAAWAAPIAGLSAQEIVALAKRLHGKRALIVVAHALQRATHGEQPVWMGMVLAAALGQIGLPGGGYGYGLGAIAYYGRRYNAVPMPTFSQGRNPISDYIPVARIADMLLNPGTTYRYNGQTRIYPEIKLVYWAGGNPFHHHQDLNRLRQAFARIDTLVVHELAWTATARHADIVLPCTMTLEREDIGGNPNDPLLVPMHPVVAPYGEARDDYAIFADLAERLGTGAAFTEGRTARQWLEHLYEPTRTALAAKGLPAPSFAEFWAGEGFDLPQQPDDGGKLRAFRADPDGAPLPTPSGKLEIFSETIAGFGEADCPGHPTWLGASNVPDETNPYVLVANQPRTRLHSQFDFGGHSSDAKHRGREVAHMHPDDAALRGIADGDIIRLSNERGACLAAVHVTDGIRKGVIQLPTGAWYDPADPSEDKPLCVHGNPNVLTRDIGTSALAQGCTGQLTTVQVARFDGNLPPIQAFDPPGSRSAQAAE, encoded by the coding sequence ATGGCGTCTCCAGTCGTTCCGGCAAGCGGTGCTGTGACCGAAAGCGAGGCGTTCCGCCCGCATACCTCGCATTGGGGCGTGTTCTCGGCCCGTATGAAGGAAGGCCAGCTTGAGGTCCGTCCGCATGAGGGCGACCCCGATCCCAACGAGATCATTCAGAATTTCCCGGCGGCCCTGCGCCATCGCGCCCGCATAGTTCAGCCCATGGTCCGGCGCGGCTGGTTGGAGAACGGTCCCGGCCCTGACGACCGCCGCGGCCGTGACGAATACGTGCCGATGTCCTGGTCGGCGGTGCTCGACAGGCTCGCCGGCGAACTGCGCCGCGTGCGCGATGGCTTCGGCCCCGGCGCGATCTTCGGCGGCTCCTATGGCTGGGCCAGCGCCGGGCGCTTCCACCACGCGCAGAGCCAGATCCACCGCTTCCTCAACACCTCGACCGGCGGCTATGTGAAGTCGGTCAACAGCTATTCCTCGGGGGCCTCCTCCGTCCTCGTGCCGCATATCATCGGCGACTACGAGGATCTGGTGAAACGCAACGTCTCCTGGGAGCAGATCGCCGATCACAGCGAGATCGTGCTCGCCTTCGGCGGCATGGCCTTGAAGAACAGCATGGTCGCCGGCGGCGGCACCAGCCGCCATGTCGAGCGCGGCGCGATGGAGCGGGCGCAGGCGCGCGGCTGCGAATTCGTGCTGGCGAGCCCGCTGCGCAGCGACCTGCCGGCCGGAGCCCGTGCCGACTGGATCGCCAACAAACCGGGCAGCGACACCGCGCTGATGATGGCTCTGGTCCATACCCTCGTCGTCAACGGTTTGCACGACCGCGCCTTCCTCGACCGCTACACGGTCGGCTGGCCGGTCTTCGAGCGCTATCTGCTTGGCGAGACCGATGGCCAATCCAAGGACGCGGCCTGGGCCGCCCCGATTGCCGGCCTGTCGGCGCAGGAGATCGTCGCGCTGGCGAAGCGCCTGCACGGCAAGCGCGCGCTCATCGTCGTGGCACACGCCCTGCAGCGCGCCACCCATGGCGAGCAGCCGGTCTGGATGGGCATGGTGCTCGCAGCCGCGCTCGGCCAGATCGGCCTGCCCGGCGGCGGCTATGGCTACGGCCTTGGCGCCATCGCCTATTACGGCCGGCGCTACAATGCCGTGCCGATGCCGACCTTCTCGCAGGGCAGGAACCCGATCAGCGATTACATCCCGGTCGCGCGCATCGCCGACATGCTGCTGAATCCGGGCACGACCTATCGTTATAACGGCCAGACCCGGATCTATCCCGAGATCAAGCTGGTCTACTGGGCCGGCGGCAATCCGTTCCACCACCATCAGGACCTGAACCGCCTGCGCCAGGCCTTTGCCCGCATCGACACGCTGGTCGTGCATGAGCTCGCCTGGACCGCGACGGCCCGCCACGCCGATATCGTGCTGCCCTGCACGATGACCCTGGAGCGCGAGGATATCGGCGGCAATCCCAACGACCCGCTGCTGGTGCCGATGCATCCGGTGGTCGCACCCTATGGCGAGGCCCGCGACGATTACGCGATCTTCGCCGATCTGGCCGAGCGCCTCGGCACGGGCGCGGCCTTCACCGAGGGCCGCACCGCCCGGCAATGGCTGGAGCATCTCTACGAGCCGACCCGCACGGCGCTGGCCGCGAAAGGCCTGCCGGCACCGAGCTTCGCCGAGTTCTGGGCGGGCGAGGGCTTCGACCTGCCGCAGCAGCCGGACGATGGCGGCAAGCTGCGCGCCTTCCGCGCCGATCCCGATGGCGCGCCCCTGCCGACGCCATCCGGCAAGCTCGAAATCTTCTCGGAGACCATCGCCGGCTTCGGCGAGGCGGACTGCCCCGGCCACCCGACCTGGCTCGGCGCCAGCAACGTGCCGGACGAGACCAATCCTTATGTGCTCGTGGCCAACCAGCCCCGCACCCGGCTGCACAGCCAGTTCGATTTCGGCGGCCATAGCAGCGACGCCAAGCATCGCGGGCGCGAGGTCGCGCATATGCACCCGGACGATGCGGCGCTGCGCGGCATCGCCGATGGCGACATCATCCGGCTTTCGAACGAGCGCGGCGCCTGCCTCGCGGCCGTGCATGTCACCGACGGCATCCGCAAGGGCGTGATCCAGTTGCCCACCGGCGCCTGGTACGATCCCGCCGATCCGAGCGAGGACAAACCGCTCTGCGTGCACGGCAATCCGAACGTGCTGACGCGGGATATCGGCACCTCGGCGCTGGCGCAGGGCTGCACCGGCCAGCTCACGACGGTGCAGGTCGCGCGCTTCGACGGCAACCTGCCGCCGATCCAGGCCTTCGATCCGCCGGGTTCGCGCTCCGCCCAAGCCGCTGAGTAA
- a CDS encoding hydrolase: protein MPTAKAAPGKLLLTPQDHTLIMIDFQSQMAFATKSIDAVQLRNNAALVAHAAAGFGASTILTTVAEKSFSGPMFEEIGRAFPGQKMLDRTSMNTWEDAAVIARVNEIGKGRVVLAGLWTSVCIVGPALSAIDQGFEVYVIADACGDVSDEAHQRAMERMIQAGARPMTSLQYLLELQRDWARTATYDLTTGIAKNFGGAYGLGIIYAKTMFGAQEGH from the coding sequence ATGCCGACCGCCAAGGCCGCTCCAGGCAAGCTCCTGCTGACGCCGCAGGACCACACGCTGATCATGATCGATTTCCAGTCGCAGATGGCTTTCGCGACCAAGTCGATCGATGCCGTGCAGCTCCGCAACAATGCGGCGTTGGTCGCCCATGCGGCGGCCGGCTTCGGCGCCTCGACCATCCTGACCACCGTGGCCGAGAAGAGCTTCTCCGGCCCGATGTTCGAGGAGATCGGCCGTGCCTTCCCCGGCCAGAAGATGCTCGACCGCACCTCGATGAACACCTGGGAGGACGCGGCCGTCATCGCCCGCGTCAACGAGATCGGCAAGGGCCGCGTCGTGCTCGCGGGTTTGTGGACCAGCGTCTGCATCGTCGGCCCGGCGCTTTCGGCGATCGACCAGGGTTTTGAAGTCTACGTTATTGCCGATGCCTGCGGCGACGTCTCCGACGAGGCGCATCAGCGCGCCATGGAACGCATGATCCAGGCCGGTGCGCGGCCGATGACTTCGTTGCAGTATCTGCTCGAGCTCCAGCGCGACTGGGCTCGCACCGCAACCTACGACCTGACCACGGGAATCGCGAAGAATTTCGGCGGCGCCTACGGGCTCGGCATCATCTACGCGAAGACCATGTTCGGCGCTCAGGAAGGACACTGA
- a CDS encoding amino acid ABC transporter substrate-binding protein, which produces MKLTLALAAAAVCAVSVSAEAQTLKTIQSRGVLNCGTGANLAGFAVPDANGVLTGINADYCRALAAAVFGDKSKVKFVQLLSKDRITALQAGETDLIVATTTWTMSRDTTLGQNFRPIYYYDGQGFMVKKSLGIKSAKELSGASICIQQGTTTELNTADYFRKNNMKFEPVTFATNNEATEAYQSGRCDAFTTDASGLYSERMRFKAPDEHIVLPETISKEPLGYVTRHGDDQWFDIVTWVHFAQITAEELGVTQANVDEMREKSDNPEIKRLLGKEGTFGEALGLKNDWAYNAIKATGNYGEMFERNLGEKSLLKIARGQNALWTNGGLQYAPPIR; this is translated from the coding sequence ATGAAGTTGACCTTGGCGCTTGCCGCTGCCGCCGTTTGCGCCGTTTCGGTGTCGGCCGAAGCGCAGACCCTGAAGACGATCCAGTCGCGCGGTGTCCTGAACTGCGGCACCGGTGCCAATCTGGCCGGATTCGCCGTGCCCGACGCCAACGGCGTGCTGACCGGCATCAATGCCGATTATTGCCGGGCGCTGGCTGCGGCCGTCTTCGGCGACAAGTCCAAGGTGAAGTTCGTCCAACTGCTGTCGAAGGACAGGATCACGGCGCTCCAGGCGGGCGAGACCGATCTCATCGTCGCCACCACGACCTGGACCATGAGCCGCGACACGACGCTCGGCCAGAACTTCCGGCCGATCTACTACTATGACGGCCAGGGCTTCATGGTGAAGAAGTCGCTCGGCATCAAGTCGGCGAAGGAGCTCAGCGGCGCCTCGATCTGCATCCAGCAGGGCACTACGACCGAGCTCAACACCGCGGATTATTTCCGCAAGAACAACATGAAGTTCGAGCCGGTGACCTTCGCCACCAACAACGAGGCGACCGAGGCCTATCAGAGCGGCCGCTGCGACGCCTTCACCACGGACGCGTCGGGCCTCTATTCCGAGCGCATGCGCTTCAAGGCCCCGGACGAGCACATCGTCCTGCCCGAGACGATCTCGAAGGAGCCGCTCGGCTACGTCACCCGCCATGGCGACGACCAGTGGTTTGATATCGTCACCTGGGTCCATTTCGCGCAGATCACGGCTGAGGAGCTTGGCGTGACCCAGGCGAATGTCGACGAGATGCGCGAGAAGTCGGACAATCCCGAGATCAAGCGCCTGCTCGGCAAGGAAGGCACCTTCGGCGAGGCGCTCGGCCTCAAGAACGACTGGGCCTATAACGCCATCAAGGCCACCGGTAACTACGGCGAGATGTTCGAGCGCAACCTCGGCGAGAAGTCGCTGCTCAAGATCGCGCGCGGCCAGAATGCTCTCTGGACCAATGGCGGCCTGCAATACGCTCCACCGATCCGCTGA
- a CDS encoding MalY/PatB family protein has protein sequence MQLSTNFDERIDRRGTHSAKWDKMETVYGVPADGGIAMWVADMDFRPPSCVQNALEAMTAHGIYGYFGDDRAYLAAIRWWMANRHGWEVEPASVFTTHGLVNGTALCVEAYTRPGDGVVLMTPVYHAFARIVAASGRHVVECPLAREEGRYVLDIPAWDAAMTGKERMFILCSPHNPGGRVWTRDELRAIADFCKRHDLILVSDEIHHDLVMPGHKHMVMPVAAPEIMDRLVMMTATTKTFNIAGAHIGNVIIPDERLRALFRGRMEALGISPNSFGMAMATAAYSPEGAAWVDALNLYLDGNRRIFDAGIDSIPGVRSMPLESTYLAWADFSGTGMDPAEFTARVEKQARIAVNHGPTFGKGGESFLRFNLATPRDVVSEAVERLKRAFADLQ, from the coding sequence ATGCAACTTTCTACCAATTTCGACGAGCGGATCGATCGCCGCGGCACCCATTCGGCCAAATGGGACAAGATGGAGACCGTCTATGGCGTGCCGGCCGATGGCGGCATCGCGATGTGGGTGGCGGATATGGATTTCCGCCCGCCTTCCTGCGTGCAGAACGCTCTCGAAGCCATGACCGCCCATGGCATCTACGGCTATTTCGGCGATGATCGTGCCTATCTCGCCGCGATCCGCTGGTGGATGGCGAACCGGCACGGCTGGGAGGTCGAGCCGGCCTCGGTCTTCACCACCCATGGCCTGGTGAACGGTACTGCGCTCTGCGTCGAGGCCTATACCAGACCCGGTGACGGCGTCGTGCTGATGACGCCGGTCTATCATGCCTTCGCGCGCATCGTCGCGGCGTCCGGCCGGCATGTCGTCGAATGCCCGCTGGCGCGCGAGGAGGGCCGCTACGTGCTCGACATCCCCGCCTGGGATGCCGCGATGACCGGCAAGGAGCGCATGTTCATCCTCTGCTCGCCGCATAATCCCGGCGGGCGGGTCTGGACGCGCGACGAATTGCGGGCGATCGCCGATTTCTGCAAGCGCCACGACCTCATCCTGGTCTCGGACGAGATCCATCACGACCTCGTCATGCCCGGCCACAAGCACATGGTGATGCCGGTCGCGGCGCCCGAGATCATGGACCGTCTGGTGATGATGACGGCGACGACGAAGACCTTCAACATCGCCGGCGCCCATATCGGCAACGTCATCATTCCCGACGAGCGGCTGCGGGCGCTGTTCCGCGGGCGCATGGAGGCGCTCGGCATCTCCCCGAATTCCTTCGGCATGGCGATGGCGACGGCCGCCTACAGCCCCGAGGGCGCGGCCTGGGTCGATGCGCTCAACCTCTATCTCGACGGCAACCGCCGCATCTTCGATGCCGGCATCGATTCCATTCCGGGCGTGCGCTCGATGCCGCTGGAATCGACCTATCTCGCCTGGGCGGATTTCTCGGGGACGGGGATGGACCCGGCCGAGTTCACCGCGCGCGTCGAGAAGCAGGCGAGGATCGCCGTCAATCACGGCCCGACCTTCGGCAAGGGTGGCGAGAGCTTCCTGCGCTTCAATCTGGCGACGCCGCGCGATGTCGTCTCGGAGGCGGTGGAACGCCTGAAGCGCGCCTTCGCCGACCTGCAATAG
- a CDS encoding MFS transporter produces the protein MSAVTPPAPSSGFAPLRQKLFAVLWAATIIGNIGSFMRDVASAWLVADLSGAPAAVALVQAAATLPIFLLAIPAGVLSDILDRRRFLIAIQILLGCVSLSLMALASLGQLSVPALVGLTFLGGVGAALMAPTWQAIVPELVGKADLKSAVALNSLGINISRAIGPALGGLILAAFGAGLTYGADVASYVIVIAALLWWRRPPGADDALSERFAGAFRAGLRYAKASRELHVVLLRAAIFFACASAVWALLPLVARNLLGGSASFYGVLLGAVGAGAIGGAVLLPRLRIRLDSDGLLLLAAVVAAAVMAALTLAPPQWLAIVILLLLGAAWIVALTTLNGVAQAILPNWVRGRALAVYLTVFNGAMTAGSLGWGTVAEAVGIRGTLLIGAAALLVAGLVMHRVKLPAGEADLAPSNHWPEPLVAAEIAHDRGPVLVLIEYNVPQADREAFLRAINALSVERRRDGAYGWGITEDTADPDKLVEWFMVSSWAEHLRQHRRVSKADADLQDSVRRFHAGAEGPVVRHFLHVDAPGRLGDSGEATKR, from the coding sequence ATGAGCGCCGTCACGCCGCCGGCGCCATCCTCCGGCTTCGCGCCACTGCGCCAGAAGCTCTTCGCCGTGCTCTGGGCGGCGACGATCATCGGCAATATCGGCTCGTTCATGCGCGATGTCGCCAGCGCCTGGCTGGTCGCGGACCTCTCCGGCGCGCCGGCCGCCGTCGCTCTGGTACAGGCGGCGGCGACGCTGCCGATCTTCCTGCTGGCGATTCCCGCCGGCGTGCTCTCCGACATCCTCGACCGCCGCCGCTTCCTGATCGCCATCCAGATCCTGCTCGGCTGCGTCAGTCTCTCGCTGATGGCGCTGGCGAGCCTCGGCCAGCTCAGCGTGCCTGCGCTCGTCGGCCTCACCTTCCTCGGCGGTGTCGGCGCAGCGCTGATGGCGCCGACCTGGCAGGCGATCGTGCCCGAGCTCGTCGGCAAGGCCGACCTCAAGAGCGCCGTCGCATTGAACTCGCTCGGCATCAACATCTCGCGCGCCATCGGCCCGGCCCTGGGCGGGCTGATCCTTGCCGCCTTCGGCGCCGGCTTAACCTATGGCGCCGATGTCGCGAGCTACGTCATCGTCATCGCCGCCCTGCTCTGGTGGCGCCGCCCGCCCGGTGCCGACGATGCGCTGAGCGAGCGCTTCGCCGGGGCTTTCCGTGCCGGCCTGCGTTACGCAAAGGCCAGCCGCGAATTGCATGTCGTTCTGCTGCGCGCCGCGATCTTCTTCGCCTGCGCCAGCGCGGTCTGGGCCCTGCTGCCGCTGGTGGCACGCAACCTGCTCGGCGGCAGCGCCAGCTTCTACGGCGTCCTGCTCGGCGCTGTCGGCGCGGGTGCGATCGGCGGCGCCGTGCTGCTGCCACGCCTGCGCATCCGGCTCGACTCCGACGGGTTGCTGCTGCTTGCGGCCGTGGTCGCTGCCGCCGTGATGGCGGCGCTGACGCTGGCGCCGCCGCAATGGCTGGCGATCGTCATCCTGCTGCTGCTCGGCGCGGCCTGGATCGTCGCGCTGACGACACTCAACGGCGTGGCGCAGGCGATCTTGCCGAACTGGGTGCGCGGGCGGGCGCTGGCCGTCTATCTCACCGTGTTCAACGGCGCGATGACCGCCGGCAGTCTCGGTTGGGGAACGGTCGCGGAAGCGGTCGGCATCCGCGGCACCCTCCTGATCGGCGCGGCCGCGCTGCTGGTTGCCGGTCTCGTCATGCATCGGGTCAAGCTCCCTGCCGGCGAGGCCGATCTCGCGCCCTCCAACCATTGGCCGGAGCCGCTCGTCGCGGCTGAGATCGCCCATGACCGCGGCCCGGTCCTGGTCCTGATCGAGTACAACGTCCCGCAGGCCGATCGCGAGGCCTTCCTGCGCGCGATCAACGCGCTCTCGGTCGAGCGCCGCCGCGACGGCGCCTATGGCTGGGGCATCACCGAGGACACCGCCGATCCGGACAAGCTGGTCGAATGGTTCATGGTCTCGTCCTGGGCCGAGCATCTGCGCCAGCATCGCCGCGTATCGAAGGCCGATGCCGACCTTCAGGATAGCGTGCGGCGGTTTCATGCCGGGGCGGAAGGGCCGGTCGTACGGCATTTCCTGCATGTCGATGCGCCGGGGAGGCTCGGCGATTCCGGCGAAGCAACGAAGCGCTGA